TATctatatcatctaattagttttttttaatttcttggtAACCTTGTTCGGTTTCTTTATCCATAAAAAAATActgtgtgggcgtctgagccttttttctgtatACGCCTagatttaaattacaattgacattttttatagaatgttaATGCCAATtgtaattacaaagtcaattatctgaactcaattacaattcaattatgattacaacaacagcaacatatttttaaaattacaattacagttataattacgcAATAACTGTAAGGAATGATccattacgcaattacaattataattgaccccaaccctggttggaTGCATACAGATTTTAACACCGACTTCACACAAAATAGTGCAGAGGAAGATGTAAAGGGTGTCGATGCTGTGCCGGTCTCACCTTGAGTCGTTGTAGAAACACCAACCATTTCCATCAGAGCAGCAGGCGGTGTAATGCCCCATGTTTACCGTGCCAGCATGATTACATATTGCATATAAGTCATACAGGACTGAACCTGTGGGAACAGGTACACACAGTGATTAACTTCCCATTATAGAAACTCTGTAAAGATGCTTTTAAATGCCATGAATTAAACTCATGGTAAACATATTCATTGTCTAAATACACTGATCAAAGCCAGAGTGAATTTGAACTAATGGTATCTTTATCTCTCGAGTTtgttctgtctgtctgtcggtcTCAAAAACAATTATGTAAATatatctttaaaaacacaacaggtATGCAAATTCTCAAACATAAAGGCCctatgctacgaatctagataattatatcctggattaatctccgttagcgggcttcaactaaccaaacattccctgtcagagagaagctgtcctacgacaGTCGATCACAACAAGCTGATTTAAggcaagtgttttcagcctcggtGTACATGCgcgttcacatgaaagggggtggagattgcagcgcctgaccaatcactacaatggagaaaactggcagtgCGAGCGTCTTCACAGGAAGGAAGAGCTTATGAccttaaacaaatacaatgaatttaaatccatgatgacagcgaagagcagaggcggagcttttatacgcgctcagatctgatccacttcataacttggtaacGATCAGGttaggtgttgcttaagtttaaaattatgaataattaaaatccgtAATTCcggccaaaaacaacactgttgttacagaaaaggcaggaatgaaagaatccaggcaggaagctgctgacactgtaaAAGCGTAATAATATTCCtcatattaatccattggatgggaTATCCCATTCAATAGattcatatcataaataatgtgaCGCTTTTACGCATTTACAGAGTCAggtgatgaagcctgtgtctcgatTCGTATGCGTGGATGAGTGAAGACTTATATATTAATGaattcattgaattaatatgaCTTCACACTTCCGCGCGTACGatcgagacacaggcttcatcagctgactatagatcagtccatcagatataaatctatatctttcctaaagtatgtcattggtaaatgaaaggattgcagaGAATTTTTAGACATTGatgctgtgtggatctgatctgtcAGCTGTATACTGTTAGATCAGATCCACaaagtgacgtgttcacacatcacctcttattggacagctcgctttctaaaAGAAcggattggtcaggaggcgggactttatcactcgctaagatccttgccagagcaaaacctgcttGTGAatcaggttagtcgttcagcataagtttccatggtgatttagctcagTAAGATattagcgagcttcgtagttcagcacacactgattaaaccctggaagttagcgcgataagaggtaatctcgcTTCATAGCATCCCTCCAAAAAGTGCtaaattaataaacaatgtCAGTATTTTCAATACATAATGCATATCctgcaaaacaaaaatagttttctttatattagatattaattattatcaagataataaaaaatccTGCGGGTACATTCAATGttcatgttgtttttaatcaaataatttGCCTGACTCTGACCAGTGTTATAACtggttcatttagtttttttttaatggacatTTATCCCACAATATCAAAGCTCTTCTACCCTGTGAGGTTTGGGTATTTATCAGCTtaagacagattttttttttaaaaagaagagtGAATGGTTTCTCCCACCTTTAGCAGAAACCAACAGGATGCGGCTGCAGAGGAAGAGCCTCAGTATTTTTAGAGAATGCATCTTTTCTTTCTAACTGCCTTTTTTCGGTTCCTTATCCAGGGTGCATGAGACGATCAACTCGTAAAGCGTGGGGCTGCAGGGCAACCAGGTGTAATGTAACGTTTGTGATTGTGGTCTTTAAACCATGGGTAGACTTTTTGGCCTCGTACGCTCATGGGTTAAAtttgtaatcattttattgGTGTTTACAGCTAAACGTTTAGCTCTTTTTACCctaagaattaaaaaataaatagttgtttttcagattctttgatttttttttttagccagcAGTTATATCACCAGACAACACATTCATTATTGAACATAAACTTAAGACCATTTTATCATCCTGCaccttttaatgaatttaatttTGAACACAACATGGATGACTTTAAAATGCAAGAAAATAACGTAGTTATTACCGCAGTCAACGGGTCCATAGGGTCCGAGGTCCAGGTTAGTGAGAGGGAAAGACACATAAACGGTGCTTTTACTGATCGACCATTTTGACATGGTAAAACGATTCAGATCTAAAGGAGACTGTTAAGAAACATCATTACATGCTTCAGATTGACAGAATAACATCAGCTATCAATGATCATATACAGTCAGACTGGGTTGCCAAGGATACGGAGGACTATAACTTGGGGAAACCTCTGGATGGACAGGCGCTTGGTGCACTCAGTTCTCCTGTTACACCTCTCACACATCTAAAGAtatacaaacagacaaacattaCAACATTAAAATTATACTTTTATACGACACGATTTTGTTAGATCtattacatctttttttaatagtttgcaACTTTGCCAggtctgtaattgtttttgcctgtaactttgctcgtttttcactttaattagccTACAACCTGCGTCCTTGAAGTGAGAAGGGATGGATAATTAGAATATATTGATTCTAACACTAATCAAACCGATCAGTTAAAAGGGAGGCTGGGTATCACCTCCTATTGCTAATGATggtaaaatctttaaaaataaattcaataatatCTAAAAACATAATTTGGCTGAGAGAAAATAATGATGaggttttacttcttttttttttgtctcacacTCATGCAATTATTCCCTGATTTCAGTCACAAGTCCACAGCCCCAATAAACACAATAGACTACCCAGTAAAAAAAgcacacagggagaacatgcaaaccagcACAGAGAGCAATAATCCTGCATACTCCACATAGCAACTAAACTTACAACatacagtgttcattttgtcaactaaaagattttgtcatatatagttttttttttctccaactgacaataactagactataactattaaacaaaaagacatagtcatcagcatcccccgccagattggttgtcattataattcacaatcttttcctaaatgtcttaaatataagaacttagatgtatacataagaaaatattatcacatcagaatataaaatcacgaactatcttaaatggtttctgagaaaagctgtcccctttgaagatacctcgaacagagtaaaaaaaaaaaaacaacagcacaagggcaataactctggaaaaaaataattgtgtgcttctcattttcgaactccatcaaggtattaatACCCTGAAATCACACACCAAATGtagttatcctatcttaaaaggtttctgagaaaagcggtcccctttgaagatacctcgaacagagtccaaaaaaacggaacaagggaaATAACTCCgcaaaaaataattgcgcaattctcattttcgaactccatcaaggtattaatACCctaaagccacacaccaaatgtggttatatcccccttcacactttgtggcgggggataaaaaatacaagttgctgaaaactgtattaaaaatgtataatattaataaaattttCATTGACTCGTAAAATTGAAACCATAATTTcatcacatgggacaaaatcctgATCCTGTGATCATGCGCATTTATCACAtcaatctgtctgtgtgtgtatttacaaacatcaaaccatccaatatcaggttgataaatggtaattgaatctttaaaaatgcataaactcatactttatattttagtccaCTATATCTGTagcagatttagtcgactaaaatcacAATGTCATGTAGTTGACTAAAAGTAGACTATAGCTGAAATAGTCTAAATATTGACATTATGCATTTTAGTcacaagactatgactaaaactacattttaaaaacattggtcaaaagtaacacttatttgtttttttccattcacCGGTGAATTGTCCCTGTCCAGTTTCTCCTCCTGAGAAAAGAGATCCAGGCACTGCCTCAGCGTCACCTCTCCAGTGGAGCTTCTCTTAGGGATGGGCAGTGACAGATCACAGAACACATCAAATGTGTTGGAGTGGTGTGAACACATGGAGCAGTGCAGCGAGCTCCTCAGCTGACCCGAGAACAGATCTGCCAGAAAAATAGAATGAGGAGAGGTCACACCTTGATGGAAATCAaactacaaagaaaataaatgtgtttttttttttttttcatttttttcacggTATGTACTTCTTACCAACTATTCTGCTGTCATCTCTCTCTCGGTGCTTCTTCCACATGACAGATGCCTCTTCTGAAAGTCTGTTGCAGAAGAAGACATTTAATCCtgctattatcctcaaatattactgacccttggggtcaatcttaatctaaaatgttaaatctaaatgtcacgggtgaaactaaatatttagctaatatgcaaattcacagtttagatttagcatttaacatttagattcagatttaacattgacatttagcatttagatttaacatttacatttcattgtaacatttagatttaacacagacattgtgattatatttttacaagaaaaaaaattatcacaaatttcacaaacattgttgtaaatctggtcaaaagtaacataaaaatatataagtatatatagGTATAAACTTtgcacctgcaggtgtggggatgtaaagtcacacatgggtcacacacagacagacatgctttacacagctaaaacagcttagggtcaaattgaccccagaggaacaccaatgtgtgcaatatcagcacattgaaaatatATTAACAAGGTCATTTTATGCTTCATGAGTTGTactcatcaaattaggaaaagtcatgaaatatgaagcaaaaaacccaaaacaaacaaagtcagctattattttttgagttaaaaacattgaatagggtcaaattgaccccaaggataataggagggttaaacatGGACATGGACGTTGAAAGATTGagtagtaaattaaaacacCAACGTACCGAAATCTGGCATATTTCTGTTCCGAGTCGTTGTGGATTCTCCTGATGTACGGCCTGCGGTTTATTTCCGTGTGCAGCTTGTCCAGTAGAAACCTGAGGAACTCCTGAGCGTCCTGTTGACtggattaaaacacaaaacactgaAAAGTGATAAATCACTGCAAGCAAGCTTTGAAGGAAGATATTATTAAACAGGAGGATAAAATAAAGACCAAGTTTTCACCTGTAACCACTGAAGTAAGGCACAACTTCTCTAAAAACACTGTAAAACTTCCTGGGATTTACAACTGTGCCTCCGTCATTGGCGTCCCAAAGGCCTGACAGCACCTGAGAAAAAGCTGGTACAAGACAACAAGTGAACAAAAAGAGGTGAGTAAGAAAAGAGGGACCATATGTTTAAACCCTGAGGTTTAGGTTGATGTGCATCTAGgctggaaattataaaaacaaaagttggacaagaatcaaacaacaacactacttcataccaaatacatttgttttcaacagaaaaaagtggtttaggggtttagttactctttaatgcaGGGGTCACATACTCATTTTaaatcaggggccaaatataacccagtttgatctcaagtgggccacagattacaTGCGGGAAAACAAGGAATTTCTACAATAATATGCCCTACTTTGCACTTCCACCTTTAAATGATAAgtaaagtatgtaaagcacagacaatatccaagcagtaagtgacagatatcagtccctgcaggatcatcaccttgattttgtgatgaatttttatttaatttggggaaatgttgtggaataatttgagttaaattgcaggattttggggaaaaattgagagctctttcaacaatttgctttTGAAAACgattgccatcatgtgatatatactgtacatgggaCAACTATGTGAGCTGgcaaatattgtaaagtttcattgaatttgtgtattttgagggacTGCAAAATTTACataattggtaatttacacattgattcttCATGttgtttctatcatttttacttgctgctgcgggctgaattggatgcccTAAAGGGCCGgaattggcccccgggccttgagtttggcacATGTGCTTAAATGAGCAGAAACATACCATCCATGAGCAGAGGCTCATCTTTAGAAAACTTCTCCTGCTTGTAAGACTTGAGGAGGCAGTAGTCTCGCAGGCAGCACGTATGAGACAAACACTGAACCACCGCATTTAGGAAACACTAAACACAAATAGAGTCACAAATAGGTGAGGATGTTcgtttaaaagtccaattggaTAATTATTTAAAGGGCTTCAATACATCTTAAGACTTACTGTGTTTCCGATGTTCCTAAGGCCAACTCTTCCACTTCCTATGGTGAGTTGCTCTTTCTGTGacagaaaataaacagtatttgaaAATTGACACAAGTACAGCACTTGGAATATACATTAATGAAAGTCTGACAACAATATTTGATTGACCATTAAAGGATTGAACATTTCTATCCGGGGTAATAATTtatggaagaaaatacagataaaatcacatcTATAGAATAGGGGTGTCAAAATTAGTCTGtgagaaaatgtggaaaagtcTGAACTCATGAAATGCAGTAGTTGCATACAAGTAACCAATCAGGAGCTGGAGACCTGGTTGGCTGCTGTGGATAAGTATGGCCTCCCTGGCAAGTTCAAGGCCTGGATTTACCAGTATGGCATTCTCCCTTGGATCCCCTGGCCCCTCTTGGTCTATGAATGCCCCATTTCAACAGTGGAAGGCTTCGAGATGAGGGTCAGCAGGTTTCTCCGCAGGTGGCTGGGACTGCCGCGAAGCCTGAGCAGCATTGCTCTATACGGGCAAAGCAACAAGCTGAAGCTCCCCATGAGCAGCCTAAGCAAAGAGTTCATGGTGGCTCGGTCCAGGGAGCTGCTCCAAAACCGGGAGTCTAACGACCCAAAGATCACCAAGGCTGAGATCAAGGTCCGGACGGGACGGAAGTGGAGAGCTGCTGTGGCTGTGGACTTTGCAGAGTCAAAGCTGCGGCAGAGGGTACTGGTGGGCAAATTGGCACAAGGAAGAGCTGGCCTGGGTAGCGGTAGAACAACTCACTATAACAAAgcacaggggagagagaggatGTCGCTGATCCTCGAGGATTTGTGAGCAGGAGTAGAGGAGAAGCGGGCCAGCCAGATGGTGGGAATGCGGCAGCAGGGAGCCTGGATGAGATGGGAGCAAGCTCTGGAGCGTAAAGTTACATGGACCGAGCTGTGGAAAGCTGAGCCCCACCAAATAAAATTGTTGATCCAGGCGATTTATGAAGTGCTGCTGAGCCCATCCAACCTCTGCATCTGGGGGAAGGCGGAGACACCCGCTTGCCCCTTCAGCCAGAGGAGAGGAACCTTGTAGCACATCCTCAGCTGCTGTCTGAAAGCCCTGGGTGAAGGGCGCTACCATTGGAGACACGACCAGGTCCTGAAGGCAATAGCGAATTCCATCTGCTGCGAAAGTAGCCACAGCAAGAGCCTTGGCCCAATGAAGAAAAGCATCACTATTGTCAGAGCTGGGGAGAAGATTGCAGTGGTCACCCGAAATACCTCCCCTGGCCTGTTGACAACGACGCGTGATTGGGAGCTGAAGGTTGACCTGGGGGAGCAACTAAAGTTCCCAGAAGGGCAAGAACGACTTTGAGGTCAGACATTGTTCTTACCTCAGCGTAAGTGTGCGTTGGGAGGACAGAATGGAGGAAGCCCATGAGAGGAAGAGGACAAAGTACTCCAAGCTAGTGGAGGAATGCCAGAGCAATGGTTGGCGGGCAAGATGACAGTCCATCAAAGTGGGATGCAGAGGATTTGCGGGCCAGTCTCTCTGCAGGGCCTACAAGATGCTGGGTATCGCAGGGGCCAGCCAGCAAAGGGCCATCAAGTTGGCTACCGACGTAGCAGAAGTGGCGTCAAGGTGGCTGTGGTTCAGAGGCACGTAGGGTAGCGCTACCTGGGCACAAGCTGGGGCTTGATCAGCCCCGGCTGGGTCgcctgggggagggggtctgaTTGTTGAAAGACCCAAAACCCCGTGATCCCaggttacatccctaatgatgTGTCCAGGGGCACCACAAGTGGTATTTAAGAACTATCGATGTTTTCCTGGAGTTttgactatactgtatactgtataaagCCCCTGGATTCATCTTTTCCTGAGTTGTGAAAGTTTACCATCCACTGCATTATAACATTTGTAGGATGCACAAGTATCTTGTTTAAAAAAGTGAATCAATTAAAAGTAATTACATTTAATGAAACATAAGCCCTCAGACAGCgtaaacctctgccaagcaccaaatctccttTTTGCCAAATA
This portion of the Gouania willdenowi chromosome 7, fGouWil2.1, whole genome shotgun sequence genome encodes:
- the usp21 gene encoding ubiquitin carboxyl-terminal hydrolase 21; translation: MPGASGVNVEGSCEALCRTLVSQKGIQRETTDISQSVLYTSLMGLLLVTDNEKEQLTIGSGRVGLRNIGNTCFLNAVVQCLSHTCCLRDYCLLKSYKQEKFSKDEPLLMDAFSQVLSGLWDANDGGTVVNPRKFYSVFREVVPYFSGYSQQDAQEFLRFLLDKLHTEINRRPYIRRIHNDSEQKYARFRLSEEASVMWKKHRERDDSRIVDLFSGQLRSSLHCSMCSHHSNTFDVFCDLSLPIPKRSSTGEVTLRQCLDLFSQEEKLDRDNSPMCERCNRRTECTKRLSIQRFPQVIVLHLNRFTMSKWSISKSTVYVSFPLTNLDLGPYGPVDCGSVLYDLYAICNHAGTVNMGHYTACCSDGNGWCFYNDSSVTPVTESQLQTNQAYVLFYQRSNSTASVRK